The Pseudolabrys sp. FHR47 genome contains a region encoding:
- a CDS encoding bacterioferritin-associated ferredoxin, with amino-acid sequence MIVCSCNVLSDKAVRSACATASPRTTGQVYGCLGCSAQCGRCARTIRKIMNEALGAAGACPSGCACAAHAPQRD; translated from the coding sequence ATGATCGTCTGCTCCTGCAACGTGTTGAGCGACAAGGCCGTGCGCAGCGCCTGCGCGACGGCGTCGCCGCGCACCACCGGGCAGGTTTACGGTTGCCTCGGCTGCAGCGCCCAGTGCGGCCGCTGCGCCCGCACAATCCGCAAGATCATGAACGAAGCCCTCGGCGCCGCCGGTGCCTGCCCCTCGGGCTGCGCCTGCGCGGCCCATGCGCCCCAGCGCGACTAA